The Aquiluna sp. KACHI24 genome contains a region encoding:
- a CDS encoding FAD-dependent oxidoreductase encodes MKVLIVGGVAGGMSAATRLRRLQENAEIIVFEQGPHVSYANCGLPYHIGEVIPEQKDLLLQTPKSLHDRFRLDVRVRNRVTKLNPTEKTVEVKNLETGESYTESYDALILSTGAKPRMVPIPGLERAHVLRDVPDAIAIKELVDQKRIKTAAIIGAGFIGVELAENLNHRGIETTIVEFRDTILPQFDPEMIEPMQAELIKHGIKLALRAETEAVLEDSLKLKDGRVVPADLVVAAIGVVADHQLAVEAGLKIGEAGGIWVNDQMQTSDPHIYAVGDAAEKTSLLTGANQMIWLANLANRHGRLVADVISGEKVAARPSIGTGIIGAYGMAAALTGLTEGLAKRMGIKHQVIHLHPGSHAGYYPGAERVSLKVLFDPETGKILGAQGIGRDGVDKRIDVIATAIYAGLTIDDLMNLELAYAPAFGSAKDAINQTGYVGNNVRTGKSPNIQWHEVRAAQESGALVVDVRTEDEHQNGNIPNTVLIPIDTLRERVEELRGKEVIVTCAVGQRGHTATQILRQHGIKARNLDGGYTTWRTGMDALERAK; translated from the coding sequence TTGAAGGTTCTAATTGTTGGCGGTGTAGCCGGTGGCATGTCAGCGGCCACAAGACTGCGCAGATTACAAGAGAATGCCGAGATCATCGTCTTTGAACAGGGTCCTCACGTTTCATACGCAAACTGCGGCCTGCCCTATCACATTGGTGAGGTGATTCCAGAACAAAAGGACCTGCTCCTACAAACCCCAAAATCGCTTCATGACCGCTTCAGACTCGACGTTCGAGTGCGCAACCGAGTCACCAAGCTAAACCCCACGGAGAAAACCGTTGAGGTGAAAAACCTTGAGACCGGCGAGAGCTACACCGAGAGCTATGACGCACTGATTCTCTCGACCGGTGCCAAGCCGAGAATGGTTCCGATCCCCGGACTCGAGCGCGCTCATGTATTGCGAGATGTCCCGGATGCGATCGCTATCAAGGAGCTCGTGGATCAAAAGAGGATCAAGACCGCTGCCATCATCGGAGCAGGTTTTATCGGCGTTGAGTTGGCCGAGAACCTAAACCACCGGGGTATCGAAACCACCATTGTCGAGTTCAGGGACACGATCCTCCCCCAGTTCGACCCAGAGATGATCGAACCGATGCAGGCAGAGCTTATAAAGCACGGCATCAAGCTCGCACTTCGCGCCGAAACCGAAGCTGTGCTCGAGGACTCGCTGAAGCTGAAGGACGGCCGGGTTGTTCCAGCCGACCTAGTTGTTGCCGCCATCGGCGTGGTGGCAGATCACCAGCTCGCGGTTGAGGCAGGACTAAAGATTGGTGAGGCCGGTGGCATTTGGGTCAACGACCAGATGCAGACGTCTGACCCGCACATTTATGCCGTGGGCGATGCCGCCGAGAAGACCAGTCTGCTGACTGGAGCCAATCAAATGATTTGGCTTGCGAACCTGGCCAACCGTCACGGTCGACTAGTTGCCGATGTCATATCCGGAGAAAAGGTGGCCGCTAGACCTTCGATTGGAACCGGCATCATCGGTGCCTACGGCATGGCCGCAGCACTAACTGGTTTGACCGAGGGGCTTGCCAAGCGAATGGGTATCAAGCATCAGGTGATTCACCTTCACCCAGGTTCCCACGCCGGTTACTACCCAGGTGCCGAACGCGTGTCACTAAAGGTGTTGTTTGATCCTGAGACCGGCAAGATCTTGGGAGCTCAAGGTATTGGACGCGATGGGGTCGATAAGCGCATCGATGTGATTGCAACCGCAATCTACGCGGGTCTAACCATTGATGATCTGATGAACCTGGAGCTTGCTTATGCGCCGGCCTTTGGATCCGCCAAAGACGCCATCAACCAGACTGGTTACGTCGGAAACAATGTCAGAACTGGCAAGTCTCCAAACATCCAGTGGCATGAGGTCCGGGCTGCGCAGGAAAGCGGAGCCTTAGTTGTCGATGTCAGAACCGAAGATGAACACCAAAATGGCAACATCCCAAACACCGTCCTAATCCCCATCGACACACTTCGTGAGCGGGTTGAAGAACTTCGGGGCAAGGAAGTAATTGTCACCTGTGCAGTTGGTCAGCGTGGTCACACCGCAACTCAGATCCTTCGTCAGCACGGCATCAAAGCTAGAAACCTCGATGGCGGCTACACCACTTGGCGAACCGGCATGGATGCACTGGAGCGCGCGAAATAG
- a CDS encoding rhodanese-like domain-containing protein yields the protein MGLFSFLKKKYETVSPAKAREAQDLGAMLIDVRESSEYRSGHAPGARHISVQVIERRLSEIPKERQIVVMCQSGTRSQRAAEILSRNGYQVLNVSGGIIGWQRAGLKVVK from the coding sequence GTGGGGCTTTTTAGTTTTCTCAAGAAGAAGTACGAGACCGTCTCTCCAGCCAAGGCTAGGGAGGCTCAGGACTTGGGCGCGATGTTGATCGATGTGCGTGAGTCCAGTGAATACCGATCTGGTCACGCTCCAGGCGCAAGACACATCTCGGTGCAGGTAATCGAGCGTCGACTGAGCGAGATCCCTAAGGAGCGCCAGATTGTGGTGATGTGTCAATCTGGAACGCGCTCCCAGCGCGCCGCAGAGATACTCTCTCGCAACGGATACCAAGTCCTAAATGTTTCGGGTGGAATTATCGGCTGGCAGCGAGCTGGCCTGAAGGTCGTGAAGTAA
- a CDS encoding 3-isopropylmalate dehydrogenase, producing MKRINLAVIAGDGIGPEVTSVGLAALDKALAGQAELEITNYDLGSDRYLATGEALTDDDLAQLKQHDAILLGAIGDPRVPSGVLERGLLLKLRFAFDHHINLRPSRLFPGVESVLRGEPSVDFVVVREGTEGPYVGNGGAIRVGTEHEIANEVSVNTAFGVRRAVEYAFELASGRERKHVTLVHKTNVLVHAGKIWLRMVDEVAARYPQVTHDYMHIDAATIHMVQSPQRFDVIVTDNLFGDIITDLAAAITGGIGLAASANLNPTGAYPSMFEPVHGSAPDIAGKNLADPTAAILSAALLSKTLGFTQSAERIERAVAQDLLSRGAAKRSTDEVAQSILNLI from the coding sequence TTGAAGCGAATTAACCTTGCTGTGATTGCCGGAGATGGCATCGGACCCGAGGTCACCTCGGTGGGCTTAGCTGCCCTGGATAAGGCTCTAGCCGGTCAGGCTGAACTTGAGATCACCAACTACGACCTTGGATCCGATCGTTATCTCGCCACGGGCGAAGCACTGACCGATGATGATCTGGCTCAGCTAAAACAACACGATGCGATTCTGCTTGGCGCTATTGGCGACCCACGTGTTCCATCCGGAGTCCTAGAGCGCGGTCTACTTCTCAAGCTTCGATTTGCCTTTGACCACCACATCAACCTAAGACCTTCAAGGCTTTTCCCCGGCGTTGAGTCCGTGCTGCGCGGTGAGCCAAGCGTCGACTTTGTTGTTGTCCGCGAGGGCACCGAAGGTCCATATGTGGGAAACGGTGGTGCGATTCGAGTTGGTACCGAACACGAAATCGCAAATGAGGTTTCGGTCAACACTGCCTTCGGTGTTCGCCGCGCGGTTGAGTATGCCTTCGAGTTAGCCTCAGGGCGAGAGCGAAAGCACGTGACCCTTGTGCACAAGACAAACGTACTGGTGCACGCTGGCAAGATTTGGCTGCGCATGGTGGATGAGGTTGCCGCGAGGTACCCACAGGTAACCCATGACTACATGCACATCGATGCAGCAACTATCCACATGGTGCAGTCTCCGCAGCGCTTCGATGTCATTGTGACTGACAACCTTTTCGGTGACATCATCACCGACTTGGCTGCCGCTATCACCGGTGGCATTGGTCTGGCGGCATCGGCTAACCTAAATCCAACTGGTGCATACCCATCCATGTTCGAACCCGTTCATGGTTCTGCACCAGACATCGCCGGAAAAAACCTGGCTGATCCAACTGCGGCAATCCTTTCCGCGGCTCTTCTATCAAAAACCCTTGGATTCACTCAGTCCGCTGAGCGTATCGAGCGCGCCGTTGCGCAAGATTTGCTCAGTCGTGGAGCCGCAAAGCGCTCCACTGACGAGGTGGCTCAAAGCATCCTGAACCTGATTTGA
- the serA gene encoding phosphoglycerate dehydrogenase: MSKPVVLIAEELSPATLEALGPDFEIRNVDGADRSALLPALAEANAVLIRSATKMDAEAIAAAPKLKVIARAGVGLDNVDIKAATNAGVMVVNAPTSNIISAAELAIAQIMGLARHIPDANASLKAGEWKRSKYTGVELYEKTIGIIGLGRIGTLVAQRLAGFGTTLIGYDPYVTQARAEQMGVELVSIEELMKRSDFITIHIPKTPETTGMISTAQFSIAKPNLRIVNCSRGGIIDEAALYEALSSGQIAGAGLDVFVNEPPKDSPLLGLPNILVTPHLGASTDEAQEKAGISVAKSVRLALAGDLVPDAVNVAGGVIDASVKPGIPLAEKLGQIVAGLAHTSIVSVEFEARGEIAAHDVTVLKLAALKGLFQTMVTEQVSYVNAPLMAEQRGVEVRLTQDTKSDEYRNVTTLKAVLSDGSSVSAGGTVIGPKHQQKVVSINGYDVELSMAEHLVVMVYQDRPGIVAIYGKAFAEAGINIAAMTIARQQKGGKALSVITVDSPVAPALLDKLKVEIQADSMRAISLVDEY, from the coding sequence TTGTCTAAGCCAGTAGTTCTAATTGCCGAGGAGCTTTCGCCTGCCACCCTTGAGGCGCTCGGACCTGATTTTGAAATCCGCAACGTAGATGGCGCTGATCGCTCCGCTTTGCTGCCAGCTTTGGCCGAGGCGAACGCGGTGCTGATTCGCTCCGCCACCAAGATGGACGCGGAGGCCATTGCTGCCGCACCAAAACTGAAGGTGATTGCCAGAGCTGGCGTTGGTCTAGACAACGTTGACATCAAGGCAGCAACCAATGCCGGTGTCATGGTCGTAAATGCTCCGACTTCGAACATAATTTCCGCGGCTGAGCTCGCGATTGCTCAGATCATGGGTCTTGCCCGTCACATCCCAGATGCCAATGCATCGCTCAAGGCAGGGGAGTGGAAGCGCAGCAAGTACACCGGTGTCGAGCTGTATGAAAAGACAATCGGAATCATCGGTCTTGGCCGAATCGGAACTTTGGTTGCTCAGCGCCTAGCTGGGTTTGGAACCACCTTGATCGGTTATGACCCTTACGTGACCCAGGCTCGTGCCGAGCAGATGGGTGTCGAATTGGTTTCAATCGAAGAGCTCATGAAGCGAAGTGACTTCATCACCATCCATATCCCAAAGACCCCTGAGACCACGGGCATGATTTCCACCGCTCAGTTCTCAATCGCGAAGCCGAACCTCAGAATCGTCAACTGCTCACGCGGTGGCATCATCGATGAGGCAGCCCTCTACGAGGCACTGAGCTCCGGTCAGATTGCTGGCGCTGGATTGGACGTATTCGTCAACGAACCACCAAAGGATTCACCTCTGTTGGGCCTTCCAAACATTTTGGTTACCCCTCACCTCGGTGCTTCTACTGACGAGGCTCAGGAGAAGGCTGGTATCTCGGTTGCAAAGTCAGTCCGACTGGCACTGGCCGGCGACCTCGTCCCAGACGCGGTCAACGTCGCCGGAGGTGTCATCGACGCTTCTGTGAAGCCAGGCATCCCACTGGCCGAGAAGCTTGGTCAGATCGTCGCCGGTCTTGCTCACACCTCAATCGTTTCGGTTGAGTTTGAGGCACGCGGTGAGATTGCCGCTCACGATGTGACCGTGTTGAAGTTGGCTGCTCTCAAGGGGCTGTTCCAGACCATGGTCACCGAGCAGGTTTCCTATGTAAACGCCCCACTGATGGCCGAGCAGCGCGGTGTTGAGGTTCGCCTCACTCAGGACACCAAGAGTGACGAGTATCGCAATGTCACCACTTTGAAGGCAGTGCTCTCCGATGGCAGCAGCGTTTCCGCTGGCGGAACCGTCATTGGACCGAAGCACCAGCAAAAGGTAGTTTCCATCAACGGATATGACGTCGAGCTTTCGATGGCCGAGCACCTAGTGGTTATGGTTTACCAGGACCGCCCAGGTATCGTGGCGATCTACGGCAAGGCATTCGCAGAGGCCGGTATCAACATCGCCGCGATGACCATTGCTCGCCAGCAAAAGGGTGGCAAGGCCCTCAGCGTTATCACGGTTGACTCTCCAGTGGCTCCAGCCCTTCTTGACAAGCTCAAGGTTGAGATTCAGGCCGACAGCATGCGAGCCATCTCGCTGGTAGACGAGTACTAA
- a CDS encoding rhodanese-like domain-containing protein — protein sequence MNILKFVVGALIAVFATTSLTACATETYDPTAYAAIIDVRTPEEWAEGHLQGAVRMGIADSDFASQLATLDPAKDYYIYCRSGNRAGQAIDYMRSVGFTGELINGGAVANAATQLGLEVVTGE from the coding sequence ATGAACATTTTGAAGTTTGTGGTTGGTGCACTGATTGCTGTATTCGCAACCACCTCGTTAACCGCCTGCGCGACCGAGACCTATGACCCAACCGCGTACGCGGCAATTATCGACGTCCGCACCCCTGAGGAGTGGGCAGAGGGTCACCTACAGGGTGCAGTTCGCATGGGTATTGCTGACAGCGACTTTGCTAGCCAATTAGCAACTTTGGATCCAGCCAAGGACTACTACATTTACTGCCGAAGTGGTAACCGCGCTGGACAGGCCATCGATTACATGCGCTCAGTTGGTTTCACCGGGGAGCTAATCAATGGTGGTGCAGTTGCAAATGCCGCTACCCAGCTGGGGCTTGAGGTTGTAACTGGGGAGTAG
- a CDS encoding metal-sensitive transcriptional regulator, with amino-acid sequence MERTLDIPKEDLDAVKKRLSRAQGQLGGIIKMVEEGRDCAEILTQLAAAQAAVSKAAFSLIASGIANCGTDANGLADRAKLEKAFLSLS; translated from the coding sequence TTGGAGCGAACTTTGGACATTCCCAAGGAAGACCTGGATGCGGTGAAAAAGCGCTTGTCGCGCGCTCAAGGCCAGCTCGGCGGCATCATCAAGATGGTTGAAGAGGGTCGTGACTGTGCCGAAATCCTCACTCAGCTAGCCGCAGCGCAGGCAGCAGTTTCCAAGGCCGCTTTTTCACTGATTGCGAGCGGCATCGCAAACTGCGGTACCGACGCCAACGGCTTGGCCGATCGGGCCAAGTTGGAGAAAGCATTTTTATCACTGAGCTAA
- a CDS encoding rhodanese-like domain-containing protein → MGREVTLNELEAAIAAGAHVVDVRENDEFEMGHVPNAHHIPLNEIPEALDRIPRDQQVWLVCKSGGRSMRACDYLEAQGFDVVSVAGGTDGWVASGRAVSMEPSK, encoded by the coding sequence ATGGGTAGAGAAGTTACTTTGAATGAGCTAGAGGCTGCGATTGCAGCCGGAGCTCACGTAGTAGATGTCCGCGAAAACGATGAGTTTGAGATGGGTCACGTCCCAAACGCTCACCACATTCCCCTGAATGAGATTCCAGAGGCACTTGATCGCATTCCAAGAGACCAACAGGTTTGGCTGGTTTGTAAGTCCGGCGGTCGTTCCATGCGCGCTTGTGACTACCTTGAAGCCCAAGGCTTCGATGTGGTTTCGGTTGCCGGTGGCACAGATGGCTGGGTGGCTTCTGGCCGCGCTGTCTCGATGGAGCCCAGCAAGTAA